In Gossypium arboreum isolate Shixiya-1 chromosome 6, ASM2569848v2, whole genome shotgun sequence, the following are encoded in one genomic region:
- the LOC108484513 gene encoding probable WRKY transcription factor 7, with translation MTVELMMGHGGVGGGGNSFTVKMEETALKEAANAGIQGFEELIRLMSKSQQLRSQDVCFNAPSSSEPAMEIQAVTDKTVSSFKKVISLLGRPRTGHARFRRAPLNHLPQQQQIQVSKDEEVSTFKPLYSTPSCKLPPLPTKSSHVLKTGVLEPGNSVMSSLTGDTDSIQHQPCFSIGFQFTNPSSHGKPPLSSKRKCNSMDDVANLKCGSSSSARCHCSKKRKSRVKRVIRVPAVSNKMADIPHDDYSWRKYGQKPIKGSPHPRGYYKCSSVRGCPARKHVERAVEDPRMLIVTYEGDHNHSHNITTDVPSALVLESS, from the exons ATGACGGTGGAATTGATGATGGGTCACGGCGGCGTTGGCGGTGGAGGCAACAGTTTTACAGTCAAAATGGAGGAAACTGCTTTGAAAGAAGCTGCTAATGCTGGGATTCAAGGTTTTGAAGAACTGATAAGATTGATGTCTAAAAGTCAACAGCTTCGCTCGCAAGATGTTTGTTTTAATGCCCCTTCAAGTTCAGAACCAGCTATGGAAATCCAAGCTGTTACAGATAAGACTGTAAGTTCCTTTAAAAAAGTTATTTCGTTATTGGGTCGACCTAGAACTGGTCATGCTCGGTTCAGACGAGCTCCTCTTAATCATCTCCCACAACAACAACAGATTCAAGTGAGCAAAGATGAAGAAGTATCGACTTTTAAGCCTTTATATTCAACCCCAAGTTGTAAGTTACCTCCTTTGCCAACCAAAAGTAGCCATGTTTTAAAGACTGGTGTTTTAGAGCCTGGGAATTCTGTTATGTCTTCATTGACTGGGGATACTGATAGCATACAACACCAACCGTGTTTCTCTATTGGTTTTCAATTCACTAACCCTTCTTCTCATGGCAAACCTCCTTTGTCTTCAAAAAGGAAGTGTAATTCCATGGATGATGTTGCTAATCTCAAGTGTGGATCATCATCCTCTGCTCGTTGCCATTGTTCCAAGAAGAG GAAATCAAGAGTGAAAAGAGTCATTAGAGTCCCAGCTGTTAGCAACAAAATGGCTGATATTCCTCACGATGATTATTCTTGGAGAAAATATGGCCAAAAACCAATCAAAGGTTCTCCTCATCCAAG GGGCTATTACAAATGTAGCAGTGTCAGAGGTTGTCCTGCAAGGAAGCATGTAGAAAGAGCTGTCGAGGATCCAAGGATGTTGATTGTAACATACGAAGGTGATCACAATCATAGCCATAATATCACCACAGATGTCCCATCGGCGCTAGTTCTTGAATCATCATAA